One Jatrophihabitans endophyticus DNA window includes the following coding sequences:
- a CDS encoding MSMEG_0572/Sll0783 family nitrogen starvation response protein, whose protein sequence is MTETADQIVENSKLSLEEIPHPSLPKGSSLYGSTKIFPDYQASEGQAWFGLVHAIAHESSVSFVAILQATRALRKGFESALYFYGPGSINCNANRGFPTTGDDAFPGENNMNNALATFIAEGGTVYCCRFGMALHGMREEDLIEGVIPAHPLDVQDAVIHYANKGAIIQSNFMV, encoded by the coding sequence GTGACCGAGACCGCCGACCAGATCGTCGAGAACAGCAAACTGAGCCTGGAGGAGATCCCCCACCCGTCGCTGCCCAAGGGATCGAGCCTCTACGGCTCGACCAAGATCTTCCCGGACTACCAGGCGAGCGAGGGGCAGGCCTGGTTCGGCCTCGTGCACGCGATCGCGCACGAGTCGTCGGTCAGCTTCGTGGCGATCCTGCAGGCGACGCGGGCACTGCGGAAGGGTTTCGAGTCGGCGCTGTACTTCTACGGCCCCGGCTCGATCAACTGCAACGCCAACCGTGGCTTCCCGACCACGGGCGACGACGCCTTCCCCGGCGAGAACAACATGAACAACGCGCTGGCGACGTTCATCGCCGAGGGCGGCACCGTCTACTGCTGCCGCTTCGGCATGGCGTTGCACGGGATGCGCGAGGAGGACCTGATCGAGGGCGTCATCCCGGCGCACCCCCTCGACGTCCAGGACGCGGTGATCCACTACGCGAACAAGGGCGCCATCATCCAGTCCAACTTCATGGTCTGA
- a CDS encoding amidohydrolase family protein translates to MRGTIADGHRHLGVLPSHPFYGGPAVSPDTTARATVAELLADLDREGTDRCLVLPNYGVPDVGETFALNELVVEAAGRDDRVRAGLYVSPRPQDAELNATALTLAGEPGVRALKTTFLLGGSATDDACRPQLDTIFAAAREHDLTVHVHTSPGAASDIDQVGTLVERYADDVRIHLVHLGGGMSGHIKLIGGRFFDWIAAGKQVYTDTSWAIGFAPRWLAREIDARGIGADRVLFASDEPWGDWVGEHARLAAAAGDGELGRRVFADNFAALYD, encoded by the coding sequence ATGCGGGGAACGATCGCGGACGGGCATCGCCATCTGGGCGTCCTGCCGTCGCACCCGTTCTACGGCGGGCCGGCGGTCAGTCCCGACACCACCGCCCGGGCCACCGTCGCCGAGCTGCTGGCCGACCTCGACCGCGAGGGCACCGACCGCTGCCTCGTCCTGCCCAACTACGGCGTCCCCGACGTCGGCGAGACGTTCGCGCTCAACGAGCTGGTGGTCGAGGCCGCGGGGCGCGACGACCGCGTCCGGGCCGGGCTGTACGTCTCGCCCCGGCCGCAGGACGCCGAGCTCAACGCCACGGCGCTCACGCTGGCCGGCGAACCGGGCGTGCGCGCGTTGAAGACCACGTTCCTGCTCGGCGGCTCGGCCACCGACGACGCGTGCCGGCCACAGCTCGACACGATCTTCGCCGCCGCCCGCGAGCACGACCTGACCGTGCACGTGCACACCTCGCCCGGTGCCGCGTCCGACATCGACCAGGTCGGCACGCTCGTCGAGCGCTACGCCGACGACGTCCGCATCCATCTGGTGCACCTCGGCGGCGGGATGAGCGGGCACATCAAGCTGATCGGCGGCCGCTTCTTCGACTGGATCGCCGCCGGCAAGCAGGTCTACACCGACACCAGCTGGGCGATCGGCTTCGCGCCGCGCTGGCTGGCGCGCGAGATCGACGCGCGCGGCATCGGCGCCGACCGCGTCCTGTTCGCCTCGGACGAGCCGTGGGGCGACTGGGTCGGCGAGCACGCCCGGCTCGCCGCGGCCGCCGGCGACGGCGAGCTGGGTCGACGCGTGTTCGCCGACAACTTCGCCGCGCTCTACGACTGA
- a CDS encoding carbon-nitrogen hydrolase family protein, with the protein MSRMTVAAVAANFGRDLDDSFARISAILTEARERGARLVVLPEATLGGYLANLDGAGAVSLPPALDVHGPEVARLAALAGDLVVTAGLCEAAGGERYNTAVAVSGDGVLGVHRKVHQPLGEGASYAAGDRFRAFDTPIGRLGMMICYDKAFPEAARALALDGADVVACMSAWPAARTHAAPDLAADRWTRRFDLFDRARALENQVLWVSANQAGTFGDLRFVASAKIVDVGGDVLATTGTAAGVAYADVDLADMLGGARNGGMCHLRDRRTDAYALAAVGA; encoded by the coding sequence GTGAGCAGGATGACGGTGGCCGCGGTGGCGGCGAATTTCGGGCGGGATCTCGACGACTCCTTTGCGCGGATCAGCGCAATACTCACCGAGGCTCGGGAACGCGGGGCGCGGCTCGTCGTCCTGCCGGAGGCGACCCTCGGCGGGTACCTCGCCAACCTCGACGGTGCCGGCGCGGTCTCGCTGCCGCCGGCGCTGGACGTCCACGGCCCCGAGGTCGCGCGGCTCGCGGCGCTGGCCGGTGATCTGGTCGTCACCGCTGGCCTCTGCGAGGCCGCCGGCGGCGAGCGCTACAACACCGCGGTCGCGGTCAGCGGGGACGGCGTGCTGGGCGTGCACCGCAAGGTCCACCAACCGCTCGGCGAAGGGGCGTCCTACGCCGCGGGCGACCGGTTCCGGGCCTTCGACACCCCGATCGGCCGGCTCGGCATGATGATCTGTTACGACAAGGCCTTCCCCGAGGCCGCCCGCGCCCTCGCGCTGGACGGTGCCGACGTCGTGGCCTGCATGTCGGCGTGGCCCGCGGCGCGCACGCACGCCGCGCCCGATCTCGCCGCCGACCGGTGGACCCGCCGCTTCGACCTGTTCGACCGCGCGCGGGCCCTCGAGAACCAGGTGCTGTGGGTGTCGGCGAACCAGGCCGGCACGTTCGGCGACCTGCGCTTCGTCGCCAGCGCGAAGATCGTCGACGTGGGCGGCGACGTGCTCGCGACGACCGGTACCGCTGCGGGCGTCGCGTACGCCGACGTGGACCTCGCCGACATGCTCGGCGGCGCGCGCAACGGCGGCATGTGTCACCTACGCGACCGGCGCACCGACGCCTACGCCCTCGCAGCGGTGGGGGCGTGA
- a CDS encoding MSMEG_0567/sll0787 family protein, producing MADVLGSVLIGAVATPLRDWTVEVADDAAGLAAYHRLRHDVFVAEQGLFAGSDRDDVDDDPRTVVLVARTSSGDVLGGVRIGPVVEPDVGWWHGGRLAVRPDARRTAGLGGALVRAACAHAERLGALRFEATVQAANVALFLRLGWRPVGDVAVAGHPHVAMRWPVDRFAAQARATKGALGALLAGLHLGGPGFVGDDGAPVPGTDVVAACDAIVPSLVERDPAWAGWCGVLVNVNDLAAMGAEPLGLLDAVGARDASFAARVISGLRAAATAWDVPVLGGHTQFGVPAALSVTALGRAAQPVPAGGGRAGDVVSLTADLGGGWRPGHTGRQWDSTSIRRTPELRAMGGMVARTAPAAAKDVSMAGVVGTLGMLAEASGCGAVLDVAAVPTPAGATTADWLGCFPGFAMLTADGTDRPVADAGPAVSAACGELVPGAGVALRWPDGAVTTAVPASVTGLGPADGRTQP from the coding sequence GTGGCCGACGTGCTCGGCTCGGTGCTCATCGGCGCCGTCGCGACGCCGCTGCGGGACTGGACGGTCGAGGTCGCCGACGACGCCGCGGGCCTGGCCGCCTACCACCGGCTGCGGCACGACGTGTTCGTCGCCGAACAGGGGCTGTTCGCCGGCAGCGACCGCGACGACGTGGACGACGACCCGCGCACGGTCGTGCTCGTCGCACGCACGAGCAGCGGTGACGTGCTCGGTGGCGTGCGGATCGGCCCGGTCGTCGAACCGGACGTCGGATGGTGGCACGGCGGTCGCCTCGCGGTCCGTCCGGACGCGCGTCGCACCGCCGGGCTGGGCGGTGCGCTCGTCCGCGCCGCGTGCGCCCACGCCGAGCGGCTGGGGGCGCTGCGCTTCGAGGCGACCGTGCAGGCGGCCAACGTCGCGCTGTTCCTGCGCCTCGGCTGGCGACCGGTGGGTGACGTCGCCGTCGCGGGGCACCCGCACGTCGCGATGCGCTGGCCCGTCGACCGGTTCGCCGCGCAGGCCCGCGCCACGAAGGGCGCGCTCGGCGCGCTGCTCGCCGGGCTGCACCTGGGCGGACCGGGCTTCGTCGGCGACGACGGCGCGCCGGTACCCGGCACGGACGTCGTCGCCGCGTGCGACGCCATCGTCCCGTCGCTCGTCGAACGCGACCCCGCCTGGGCGGGCTGGTGCGGCGTGCTCGTGAACGTCAACGACCTCGCCGCGATGGGGGCCGAGCCGCTCGGCCTGCTCGACGCCGTCGGCGCCCGCGACGCCTCGTTCGCCGCGCGGGTGATCTCGGGCCTGCGGGCCGCGGCCACGGCGTGGGACGTCCCGGTGCTCGGCGGCCACACCCAGTTCGGCGTCCCGGCCGCGCTGTCGGTGACGGCCCTCGGACGTGCCGCGCAGCCCGTCCCCGCCGGTGGCGGTCGGGCCGGTGACGTCGTGAGCCTGACGGCCGACCTCGGCGGCGGCTGGCGTCCCGGTCACACCGGACGGCAGTGGGACTCGACCAGCATCCGCCGCACTCCGGAGCTGCGGGCGATGGGCGGCATGGTCGCGCGGACGGCGCCGGCGGCGGCGAAGGACGTCAGCATGGCCGGCGTCGTCGGCACCCTCGGCATGCTCGCGGAGGCGAGCGGCTGCGGCGCCGTGCTCGACGTCGCGGCGGTACCCACCCCGGCCGGGGCCACGACGGCGGACTGGCTCGGCTGCTTCCCCGGCTTCGCCATGCTCACCGCCGACGGCACCGACCGTCCGGTGGCCGATGCGGGACCCGCGGTCAGCGCTGCCTGCGGCGAGCTGGTTCCCGGGGCCGGCGTCGCACTGCGCTGGCCGGACGGCGCCGTCACCACGGCGGTGCCAGCCAGTGTCACCGGGCTCGGTCCGGCCGACGGAAGGACGCAGCCGTGA
- a CDS encoding ABC transporter ATP-binding protein, which translates to MSAPAVEPIISLRDVRKVYRSGLLEVEALRGVSLDIPEGEYVAIIGPSGSGKSTLMHVLGCLDVATSGEYRLAGEDVGGLDDDDLAEIRNRRIGFVFQQFHLLPAFTALRNVELPLSYAGVPRDERRERAAAALGRVGLAERLDHRPGELSGGQQQRVAVARALVTEPAMILADEPTGNLDSHATEDVLALFDELCAAGRTIVLITHDAEVAERSQRVVRVRDGLVVPEAVEVPA; encoded by the coding sequence ATGAGCGCACCGGCGGTCGAGCCGATCATCTCGCTGCGCGACGTGCGCAAGGTCTACCGCAGCGGGCTGCTCGAGGTCGAGGCGCTGCGCGGCGTCTCGCTCGACATCCCCGAGGGCGAGTACGTCGCCATCATCGGCCCCTCCGGCTCGGGCAAGTCGACGCTGATGCACGTGCTCGGCTGCCTGGACGTCGCGACCAGCGGCGAGTACCGCCTCGCCGGCGAGGACGTCGGCGGACTCGACGACGACGACCTCGCCGAGATCCGCAACCGCCGCATCGGCTTCGTGTTCCAGCAGTTCCACCTGCTGCCCGCGTTCACCGCGCTGCGCAACGTCGAGCTGCCGCTGTCCTACGCCGGCGTCCCCCGCGACGAGCGCCGCGAGCGCGCCGCCGCCGCGCTCGGCCGCGTCGGGCTCGCCGAACGCCTCGACCACCGCCCGGGCGAGCTGTCCGGCGGCCAGCAGCAGCGCGTGGCCGTCGCCCGGGCCCTCGTCACCGAGCCCGCGATGATCCTGGCCGACGAGCCGACCGGCAATCTCGACTCGCACGCGACCGAGGACGTCCTCGCGCTCTTCGACGAGCTCTGCGCGGCCGGCCGGACGATCGTGCTCATCACCCACGACGCCGAGGTCGCCGAACGGTCGCAACGCGTCGTCCGGGTCCGCGACGGGCTCGTGGTGCCCGAGGCCGTCGAGGTGCCGGCATGA
- a CDS encoding MBL fold metallo-hydrolase, protein MRLTKYTHACLRLDDGDRTLVVDPGAFSEIAAALDGADAVLVTHDHVDHLDVEQLRAAAERDPRLRIWGPASVADQLGLGEQVVAVEPGHAFDAAGFSIRTFGGQHAVIHPSIPVIPNLGYLIDDRVYHPGDSFAVPTAAVEYLFAPTHAPWSKIGEVIDFVVAVRAPRVSNLHDSLLTDVGRTMVEGHVTRIGAEYGSEFTHLAPAETVDV, encoded by the coding sequence GTGCGACTGACCAAGTACACCCACGCCTGCCTGCGTCTCGACGACGGCGACCGCACCCTCGTCGTCGACCCGGGCGCGTTCAGCGAGATCGCGGCGGCGCTCGACGGCGCCGACGCCGTGCTCGTCACCCACGACCACGTGGACCATCTCGACGTGGAGCAGCTGCGTGCCGCCGCCGAGCGGGACCCGCGACTGCGGATCTGGGGTCCGGCCTCGGTGGCCGACCAGCTCGGTCTCGGCGAGCAGGTGGTGGCGGTCGAGCCGGGTCACGCGTTCGATGCCGCGGGCTTCTCGATCCGGACCTTCGGCGGCCAGCACGCGGTGATCCACCCGTCCATCCCGGTCATCCCGAACCTCGGCTACCTGATCGACGACCGCGTGTACCACCCGGGCGACTCGTTCGCGGTGCCGACGGCGGCGGTCGAGTATCTCTTCGCGCCGACGCACGCGCCCTGGTCCAAGATCGGCGAGGTCATCGACTTCGTGGTCGCGGTCCGGGCGCCGCGGGTGTCGAACCTGCACGACAGCCTGCTCACCGACGTCGGCCGCACCATGGTCGAGGGTCACGTGACCCGCATCGGCGCGGAGTACGGCAGCGAGTTCACCCACCTTGCGCCGGCCGAGACGGTCGACGTGTGA
- a CDS encoding MSMEG_0568 family radical SAM protein, with translation MTSTSLRADLAVHGVAVDAPVRRRAGAGPSDDGHVLLGGVGAALPIVPTSKYRVRGGRLLLEGADLGLDVAPVARPRFYDLETADGVPYEKIARLHGRDVLATTVVQTCIRYGEDERCRFCAIEESLRQGSTTAVKTPAQLAEVAAAAVRLDGVTQMLMTTGTSAGRDRGARHLARCVAAVTAAVPGLPVQVQLEPPADLAVLTELRDAGAVSIGIHVESMDDDVRRRWMPGKGSVPMAEYRDAWREAVRVFGRNQVSTYLIVGLGEEPDDLVAGAAELIDMGVYPFVVPYRPIAGTLATEVDRATAPPSWLVAEVSSRVGDLLSAAGMRGADQKAGCAACGACSALSTAGG, from the coding sequence GTGACGAGCACCAGCCTGCGGGCCGACCTCGCCGTGCACGGCGTGGCGGTGGACGCTCCCGTCCGCCGCCGCGCCGGCGCGGGGCCGTCCGACGACGGTCACGTGCTCCTCGGCGGGGTCGGTGCGGCGCTGCCCATCGTCCCGACGAGCAAGTACCGCGTCCGCGGCGGCCGGCTGCTGCTCGAGGGCGCGGACCTCGGACTCGACGTCGCCCCGGTCGCGCGGCCGCGCTTCTACGACCTCGAGACCGCCGACGGCGTCCCCTACGAGAAGATCGCGCGGCTGCACGGCCGCGACGTCCTCGCCACGACGGTGGTGCAGACCTGCATCCGCTACGGCGAGGACGAGCGCTGCCGGTTCTGCGCGATCGAGGAGTCCCTGCGGCAGGGGTCGACCACCGCGGTCAAGACCCCGGCGCAGCTGGCCGAGGTCGCCGCGGCGGCCGTCCGGCTCGACGGCGTCACGCAGATGCTGATGACGACCGGCACGTCGGCCGGGCGCGATCGCGGCGCGCGCCACCTCGCCCGCTGTGTCGCCGCGGTGACCGCCGCCGTGCCGGGGCTGCCCGTGCAGGTGCAGCTCGAACCGCCGGCCGACCTCGCCGTGCTCACCGAGCTGCGCGACGCCGGCGCGGTGAGCATCGGCATCCACGTCGAGTCGATGGACGACGACGTGCGCCGTCGCTGGATGCCGGGCAAGGGCTCGGTGCCGATGGCGGAGTACCGCGACGCGTGGCGCGAGGCCGTCCGCGTCTTCGGACGCAACCAGGTGTCGACCTATCTCATCGTCGGGCTCGGCGAGGAGCCCGACGACCTCGTCGCCGGGGCGGCGGAGCTGATCGACATGGGCGTGTACCCGTTCGTCGTGCCGTACCGGCCGATCGCGGGGACGCTCGCCACCGAGGTCGACCGCGCCACGGCGCCACCGTCGTGGCTGGTGGCCGAGGTGTCGTCACGCGTGGGTGACCTCCTGTCGGCGGCCGGCATGCGCGGTGCGGACCAGAAGGCGGGCTGCGCAGCCTGCGGTGCCTGCAGCGCGCTCTCGACGGCGGGCGGGTGA
- a CDS encoding DUF5709 domain-containing protein produces MSERESDDLYEGVVVDRDQADPSDTLTGDNTEDPLDAGYSPPERAQKSWRGETAEEALEGESLDAKLAEEEPDVSEADLDRADEAERTGRLVAPDEGAHPDEEKDEVATDVGRAGYAASAEEAAMHAADEAAPPAHTDGPETV; encoded by the coding sequence ATGAGCGAGCGCGAATCCGATGATCTCTACGAGGGCGTGGTCGTCGACCGCGACCAGGCCGACCCCTCCGACACGCTGACCGGTGACAACACCGAGGACCCGCTGGACGCGGGCTACTCGCCGCCGGAGCGCGCGCAGAAGTCGTGGCGTGGCGAGACCGCGGAGGAGGCGCTGGAGGGGGAGTCCCTCGACGCCAAGCTGGCCGAGGAGGAGCCGGACGTGAGCGAGGCCGACCTGGACCGTGCGGACGAGGCCGAGCGCACCGGCCGGCTGGTGGCCCCCGACGAGGGCGCGCACCCGGACGAGGAGAAGGACGAGGTCGCCACGGACGTCGGGCGCGCGGGGTACGCCGCCAGCGCCGAGGAGGCCGCGATGCACGCCGCGGACGAGGCCGCCCCGCCGGCCCACACCGACGGTCCCGAGACGGTCTGA
- a CDS encoding dipeptidase, which yields MRQLNGYDLDAYPVDVVQTATHTDLVRLRDGGVGAQFWSVYVPTRFGAGSVTGTLEQIDFVLRMIARYPDRLALALTAADVDAAWSTGRIASLLGAEGGHSIDSSLAVLRTLHALGVRYLTLTHNDNVPWADSATDVPAVGGLSDFGRDVVREMNRLGMLVDLSHVAPTTMRDALAVTSVPVIFSHSSARAVTDHVRNVPDDVLGSLAGNGGVCMVTFVPSFVSTACHEWESAVVADMAERGEDRRDLAARDLAAARRAATDPPPVATVADVADHVEHVREVAGVAHVGLGGDFDGCDALPEGLGDVSTYPALLAELRDRRWSEDDLAALTHRNVLRTMRDAGL from the coding sequence ATGCGCCAGCTCAACGGCTACGACCTCGACGCCTACCCGGTCGACGTTGTGCAGACGGCCACGCACACCGATCTCGTGCGGTTGCGCGACGGTGGTGTCGGCGCCCAGTTCTGGTCGGTCTACGTGCCCACCCGCTTCGGTGCCGGCAGCGTCACGGGCACGTTGGAGCAGATCGACTTCGTGCTGCGCATGATCGCGCGATATCCGGATCGGCTCGCGCTCGCGCTGACCGCGGCCGACGTCGACGCTGCGTGGTCGACCGGGCGCATCGCGTCGCTGCTCGGGGCCGAAGGCGGTCACTCGATCGACTCGTCCCTCGCAGTGCTGCGGACGCTGCACGCGCTGGGGGTGCGCTACCTGACGCTGACGCACAACGACAACGTGCCGTGGGCCGACTCGGCCACCGATGTCCCCGCGGTCGGCGGTCTGTCGGACTTCGGTCGTGACGTCGTGCGCGAGATGAACCGATTGGGCATGCTCGTCGACCTCTCGCACGTCGCGCCGACCACGATGCGCGACGCGCTGGCGGTCACGTCGGTGCCCGTGATCTTCAGCCACTCGTCCGCCCGGGCCGTCACCGATCACGTCCGCAACGTCCCGGACGACGTGCTGGGCTCGCTCGCCGGCAACGGCGGGGTGTGCATGGTGACGTTCGTGCCGTCGTTCGTGTCGACGGCCTGCCACGAGTGGGAGTCCGCCGTGGTCGCCGACATGGCCGAGCGCGGCGAGGACCGCCGCGACCTGGCCGCCCGGGATCTCGCCGCCGCCCGGCGGGCGGCCACCGACCCACCGCCGGTCGCCACCGTCGCCGACGTCGCCGACCACGTCGAGCACGTCCGCGAGGTCGCCGGGGTCGCCCACGTCGGGCTCGGCGGCGACTTCGACGGCTGCGACGCGTTGCCCGAGGGCCTCGGCGACGTCTCCACCTACCCGGCCCTGCTGGCCGAGCTGCGCGACCGCCGCTGGTCCGAGGACGACCTCGCCGCGCTCACGCACCGCAACGTGTTGCGCACCATGCGCGACGCCGGCCTCTGA
- a CDS encoding cryptochrome/photolyase family protein, producing the protein MLTGTLRDVTSVLWFRRDLRLRDNPALHEAAKDGPVVALFVLDHTLLKPAGAPRVAFLYRALRALDAELREHGGELVVRRGDPVNAVPKVVRETGAGAVHVAADFGPYGSQRDARVEDALGDVPLVRTGSPYAIAPGRIRKDDGQPYKVYSPFYRAWLEHGWRAPAATITCRVDWHSGADSVDIPQDPRLPADLDLPEAGEAAARKAWKAYRDKGLLRRYDDDRNRPDLDRTSHMSVYLKYGCIHPRTLLADLGDGDDTYRKELAWRDFYGAILHHFPESAREYYLPEFAKMKYARADTDAFDAWREGRTGFPIVDAGMRQLLGEGWMHNRVRMIVASFLVKDLHIEWQHGARHFMRHLVDGDLASNQHGWQWTAGTGTDAAPFFRVFNPVTQGLKFDPSGDYVRRWVPELRGVSGKAVHQPWDLPDGLPDDYPTRLVDHAEERRVALDRYGRIRS; encoded by the coding sequence ATGCTCACGGGGACGCTGCGCGATGTGACCTCCGTGCTCTGGTTCCGACGAGACCTGCGGCTGCGCGACAACCCGGCGCTGCATGAGGCGGCGAAGGACGGCCCCGTCGTCGCCCTGTTCGTCCTCGACCACACCCTGCTCAAACCGGCCGGCGCCCCCCGTGTCGCGTTCCTGTACCGGGCGCTGCGTGCGCTGGACGCCGAGCTGCGCGAGCACGGCGGCGAGCTCGTCGTGCGCCGGGGCGACCCGGTCAACGCCGTACCGAAGGTCGTGCGCGAGACCGGGGCGGGCGCCGTCCACGTGGCAGCCGACTTCGGACCGTACGGCTCGCAGCGCGACGCCCGGGTCGAGGACGCCCTGGGCGACGTGCCGCTCGTGCGCACCGGCTCGCCGTACGCGATCGCTCCCGGACGCATCCGCAAGGACGACGGCCAGCCCTACAAGGTCTACTCGCCGTTCTACCGGGCCTGGCTCGAGCACGGCTGGCGCGCGCCGGCGGCCACGATCACCTGCCGGGTCGACTGGCACTCCGGCGCGGACTCGGTGGACATCCCGCAGGACCCGCGGCTGCCGGCCGACCTCGACCTGCCCGAGGCCGGCGAGGCCGCCGCCCGCAAGGCCTGGAAGGCGTACCGCGACAAGGGCCTGCTGCGCCGTTACGACGACGACCGCAACCGGCCCGACCTCGACCGCACGTCGCACATGTCGGTCTATCTCAAGTACGGCTGCATCCACCCGCGGACGCTGCTGGCCGACCTCGGCGACGGCGACGACACCTACCGCAAGGAGCTCGCCTGGCGCGACTTCTACGGCGCGATCCTGCATCACTTCCCCGAGTCGGCGCGCGAGTACTACCTGCCGGAGTTCGCGAAGATGAAGTACGCGCGGGCCGACACGGATGCCTTCGACGCCTGGCGTGAGGGGCGCACCGGCTTCCCCATCGTCGACGCCGGCATGCGACAGCTGCTGGGCGAGGGGTGGATGCACAACCGGGTGCGGATGATCGTGGCGTCGTTCCTCGTCAAGGACCTCCACATCGAGTGGCAGCACGGCGCGCGTCACTTCATGCGGCACCTCGTCGACGGCGACCTCGCCTCCAACCAGCACGGCTGGCAGTGGACGGCCGGTACCGGCACCGATGCCGCGCCGTTCTTCCGGGTCTTCAACCCGGTCACGCAGGGGCTCAAGTTCGACCCGTCCGGCGACTACGTGCGTCGCTGGGTCCCCGAGCTGCGCGGCGTGTCGGGCAAGGCGGTGCACCAGCCGTGGGACCTGCCCGACGGGCTGCCCGACGACTACCCGACACGCCTCGTCGACCACGCCGAGGAACGGCGCGTGGCGCTCGATCGCTATGGCAGGATCCGGAGCTGA
- a CDS encoding efflux RND transporter periplasmic adaptor subunit, whose protein sequence is MTVETPAAAPPADLENTSPTADAAPSRRRRALRVLTAKPWLTAVVVVVVAGTATGVALLTAGGDDDTDAAQATVTTRLVSPSTGTVQASVSTTGTLAAADTTDVSFSSAAEITSVRVSQGDKVTKGQVLGTIDTVSLRSDLAQARATLAEARSTLATAEDDSDTSDAQLAADEAAVTSAKQGVATAKDDLAAATLRSPISGTVAEVNVDKGDQASGSGTSATTTSSDSSSGSSGSSGSSAGGSSGQSGTGDSSTSSSSSGDFVVSGLKKWTVSATLDDTEVGLVHKGDQVQVTTDNVSGTVFGTVTSVSVLSSGSSSSSGSSSSSASYPVEIAVTGSPSGLHDGASATLAIVYKQATNVTTVPTTAIRTDGSTKYVYVASNGKKTKRTVTTGLASSGTTQITSGLTTSDRVYVQTITGAGGRGSTAGSRSGSNTQNGYGQQGQQGGQQGGFPGGGGGGMPGGGFGGGQQGGSR, encoded by the coding sequence GTGACCGTAGAGACACCTGCCGCCGCGCCGCCCGCGGACCTCGAGAACACCTCCCCCACCGCGGACGCGGCACCGTCGCGTCGCCGCCGCGCGCTGCGCGTGCTCACCGCCAAGCCGTGGCTCACCGCGGTGGTCGTGGTCGTCGTGGCCGGCACGGCCACCGGGGTCGCCCTGCTCACCGCCGGCGGTGACGACGACACCGACGCCGCGCAGGCCACGGTGACGACCCGGCTGGTGAGCCCGTCGACCGGGACGGTGCAGGCCTCGGTGTCGACCACCGGCACCCTCGCCGCGGCCGACACCACCGACGTCAGCTTCTCCTCGGCGGCCGAGATCACCTCGGTGCGGGTCTCCCAGGGCGACAAGGTGACGAAGGGACAGGTGCTCGGCACCATCGACACGGTCTCGCTGCGCTCGGATCTCGCGCAGGCCCGGGCGACGCTCGCCGAGGCGAGGTCGACCCTCGCCACCGCCGAGGACGACAGCGACACCAGCGACGCGCAGCTCGCCGCCGACGAGGCGGCGGTGACGAGCGCGAAGCAGGGCGTCGCCACCGCCAAGGACGACCTCGCGGCCGCCACCCTCCGCTCGCCGATCAGCGGGACCGTCGCCGAGGTGAACGTCGACAAGGGCGACCAGGCCTCCGGCTCGGGCACGTCCGCCACCACCACCTCGTCGGACTCCTCGTCGGGCTCGTCGGGCTCCTCGGGCTCGTCCGCCGGCGGGTCGAGCGGCCAGTCCGGCACCGGCGACAGCTCGACGTCGTCCTCGTCGTCGGGCGACTTCGTGGTCAGCGGCCTGAAGAAGTGGACGGTCTCGGCCACCCTCGACGACACCGAGGTGGGCCTCGTCCACAAGGGCGACCAGGTGCAGGTCACCACCGACAACGTCTCCGGCACCGTGTTCGGGACGGTCACGTCGGTGTCCGTGCTGTCCTCGGGCTCGTCGAGCTCCTCGGGCAGTTCGTCGAGCTCGGCGAGCTACCCCGTGGAGATCGCGGTGACCGGCTCGCCGTCCGGGCTGCACGACGGGGCGTCGGCGACGCTCGCCATCGTCTACAAGCAGGCCACGAACGTCACGACCGTCCCGACGACCGCCATCCGCACCGACGGCTCCACCAAGTACGTGTACGTCGCGAGCAACGGCAAGAAGACGAAGCGGACGGTCACGACCGGGCTCGCGTCCAGTGGCACCACGCAGATCACCTCCGGGCTCACCACCAGCGACCGCGTCTACGTCCAGACGATCACCGGCGCCGGTGGCCGCGGCTCGACCGCCGGATCACGCAGTGGGAGCAACACCCAGAACGGGTACGGCCAGCAGGGCCAGCAGGGCGGCCAGCAGGGTGGCTTCCCCGGCGGTGGCGGCGGCGGGATGCCCGGCGGCGGTTTCGGCGGCGGCCAGCAGGGCGGCTCGCGATGA